In one window of Methanosarcina vacuolata Z-761 DNA:
- a CDS encoding MBL fold metallo-hydrolase: MEVRYICPTAYDSSVYLVNGKVLIDTGMNSDLIIKQLEKYIKLTDIELIVLTHCHYDHTAAAAVIAERSGAKVGIHKADLEGINDEYLSVAVIFGERAPEVRPTITYEEGDKIDIGNGEYLEVIHTPGHSKGSICLYEPVSKSLFSGDTVFPGGGFGRTDFEGSEPEKMASSIEKLTKLDVKALYSGHGAPTDRDGNNQIMASYRMLKMMMGE, translated from the coding sequence ATGGAAGTCCGGTATATTTGCCCTACAGCTTACGATTCCAGTGTCTATCTGGTAAATGGGAAAGTGCTGATCGATACAGGGATGAACAGCGACCTGATTATCAAGCAACTGGAGAAATATATAAAGCTAACCGACATCGAATTAATAGTCCTGACACACTGTCATTATGATCATACCGCAGCAGCCGCAGTTATTGCAGAAAGAAGCGGTGCAAAAGTCGGAATACATAAAGCTGACCTGGAAGGCATAAATGATGAATACCTCAGCGTGGCCGTGATTTTTGGGGAGCGAGCTCCTGAGGTCAGGCCCACAATTACATATGAAGAAGGAGATAAAATAGACATAGGAAATGGGGAATACCTGGAAGTAATCCATACGCCGGGCCACTCAAAAGGAAGTATCTGCCTCTATGAGCCTGTTTCAAAAAGTCTTTTCTCCGGAGACACTGTGTTTCCAGGCGGAGGGTTCGGAAGAACGGACTTTGAGGGTTCGGAACCTGAAAAGATGGCTAGCTCAATAGAAAAACTCACAAAACTGGACGTAAAAGCTCTGTATTCTGGACATGGAGCTCCTACAGACAGGGATGGGAACAACCAGATTATGGCTTCGTACAGAATGCTAAAAATGATGATGGGCGAATAA
- a CDS encoding TatD family hydrolase — translation MPYPIIDSHCHLDFPKFNRDREETILRAREAGVVGMINSGISLKGNRISLELAENNEDIYATLGLNPDIGREGEDKEINDILVQIEANAGKAVGIGEAGLDFQDCKTNEERERQTAAFKKVIELAKDLNKPLIVHARMAEAEVLKLVKDLDTVIYHCYSGPLETMKEIVDMGYYISLATLVCFSEHHQTLAEAVPLENLLLETDSPFLSPRKGRNEPAFIVDSVPVVAQLKDMEPAEIAKSTTENARRAFNI, via the coding sequence ATGCCTTATCCAATTATTGATTCTCATTGTCATCTTGATTTTCCCAAATTTAACCGCGATAGGGAAGAGACTATTCTACGAGCCAGAGAGGCAGGAGTTGTCGGAATGATCAACTCCGGGATTTCCCTGAAAGGCAACCGCATTAGCCTTGAACTTGCGGAAAATAATGAAGATATTTATGCCACACTTGGCCTGAATCCTGATATTGGCAGGGAAGGCGAAGATAAAGAGATAAATGATATTCTTGTCCAGATTGAGGCCAATGCAGGAAAAGCAGTTGGAATCGGGGAAGCAGGACTGGATTTTCAGGACTGCAAAACAAACGAGGAACGTGAGAGACAGACTGCTGCATTCAAAAAGGTAATTGAGCTTGCAAAAGATCTGAACAAACCTCTTATAGTGCACGCCCGAATGGCTGAAGCGGAAGTATTGAAACTTGTCAAAGACTTGGATACGGTAATCTATCACTGCTATAGCGGCCCTCTTGAGACCATGAAGGAAATTGTGGATATGGGATACTATATTTCCCTGGCAACTCTTGTATGCTTTTCCGAACATCACCAAACTCTTGCAGAAGCAGTCCCGCTTGAAAACTTGCTTCTGGAAACCGACAGTCCCTTCCTTTCTCCCCGCAAAGGCAGAAACGAGCCTGCCTTCATAGTAGACTCCGTTCCGGTAGTAGCACAACTTAAGGATATGGAGCCAGCAGAAATTGCAAAATCGACTACTGAAAATGCGCGCAGAGCTTTTAATATCTAA
- a CDS encoding 2-isopropylmalate synthase produces MRNKKVTVFDTTLRDGEQTPGVSLTSAQKLEIARQLDKLGVDIIEAGFPISSEGDKESVKSISNDGLDLEVCGLARVLKKDIDACFDSDVGLVHTFVPTSEVQRTYTIKKSQEEVIQMAVEAVQYIKDNGRRCMFSAMDATRTEPEYLIEVFKAVQEAGCDIINVPDTVGVMVPSAMYRQIKDIATEITIPIDVHCHNDFGLAVANSLMAVEAGASQVQVTINGIGERAGNADLSQTVMSLTSIYGAKTNIHTEYLVETSKMIENYTGIRLPPNTPVVGQNAFSHESGIHSQGVLEKSDTFEPGIMTPEMVGHKRRIVLGKHTGKHAVKQSLESAGIISSDKQLDEIVSRIKEIANKGKHITDADLYAVASAVLGKASSEEELIKLKEVSVMTGNILTPTAVVKADIQGKEIIAAKTGVGPVDAALKAVRDILGESNHFRLQEFRIDAITGGADALADVYIGLENEKGRVVTARSANPDIVMASVEALVNAMNLLYKREEKS; encoded by the coding sequence ATGAGGAATAAAAAGGTAACTGTTTTTGACACAACACTGCGTGACGGAGAACAAACCCCTGGTGTATCTCTAACTTCTGCCCAGAAGCTGGAAATTGCCCGTCAACTTGACAAACTTGGGGTAGACATTATAGAAGCTGGATTTCCTATCTCATCAGAAGGAGATAAAGAATCCGTAAAATCTATTTCTAATGACGGACTGGACCTTGAGGTTTGTGGACTTGCCCGTGTATTGAAAAAAGATATTGATGCCTGTTTTGACAGTGATGTAGGACTTGTGCATACTTTCGTCCCTACTTCTGAAGTACAGCGGACATACACCATCAAAAAAAGCCAGGAAGAAGTTATTCAAATGGCTGTGGAGGCTGTCCAGTACATTAAAGATAATGGGAGAAGATGCATGTTTTCTGCAATGGACGCTACGAGAACCGAACCTGAATATCTCATAGAGGTTTTCAAAGCAGTGCAGGAAGCAGGATGCGATATCATTAATGTGCCAGATACTGTTGGCGTTATGGTTCCATCAGCAATGTACAGGCAGATAAAGGACATCGCGACTGAAATAACGATTCCCATTGACGTACATTGCCATAACGATTTCGGGCTTGCTGTAGCAAACAGCCTTATGGCAGTCGAAGCAGGTGCATCCCAAGTTCAGGTTACAATAAATGGAATAGGTGAAAGAGCAGGAAATGCCGACCTTTCCCAGACAGTCATGAGTCTGACCTCAATCTACGGGGCAAAAACAAATATTCACACTGAGTATCTTGTAGAAACCTCGAAAATGATTGAAAACTATACTGGAATCAGGCTGCCTCCAAATACACCTGTCGTAGGTCAAAACGCCTTTTCCCATGAGTCAGGAATCCACAGCCAGGGAGTACTCGAAAAATCCGATACTTTCGAGCCCGGAATAATGACACCGGAAATGGTAGGACACAAACGGCGTATTGTCCTTGGTAAGCATACAGGCAAACATGCAGTCAAGCAATCTCTTGAATCTGCAGGCATAATTAGCAGTGACAAGCAGCTTGATGAAATTGTATCCAGAATTAAGGAGATTGCAAATAAAGGAAAGCACATTACAGATGCAGACCTTTATGCTGTTGCCTCTGCCGTGCTTGGGAAAGCAAGTTCAGAAGAAGAACTGATTAAACTCAAAGAAGTTTCTGTAATGACAGGAAATATCCTGACACCAACTGCAGTAGTCAAAGCAGATATCCAAGGCAAAGAAATCATTGCAGCAAAGACAGGGGTTGGCCCTGTAGATGCCGCCCTCAAAGCAGTAAGAGATATCCTGGGAGAAAGTAACCACTTCAGACTCCAGGAATTCAGGATCGATGCAATTACAGGTGGAGCAGATGCCCTTGCAGATGTATACATAGGTCTCGAAAATGAAAAGGGCAGAGTCGTAACTGCACGGTCTGCAAACCCGGACATAGTTATGGCCTCTGTAGAAGCTCTTGTAAATGCTATGAACCTGCTGTATAAGAGAGAAGAAAAAAGCTAA
- the bfr gene encoding bacterioferritin, which translates to MKGDEKIIESLNARLAEELTAINQYFVHAEMCENWNYKLLGEAIEQRAIAEMKHAEKLIERILFLEGKPIVSKLNEITIGSHVPKMHEHDLEAELGAVKGYNESIRLATELGDNNTKNLLESILKEEEEHVDWLEAQLDQIGQIGIQTYLAQQIYG; encoded by the coding sequence GTGAAAGGAGATGAAAAGATTATCGAGAGTCTAAACGCTCGTTTGGCCGAGGAACTGACTGCTATCAACCAGTACTTTGTTCATGCTGAGATGTGCGAAAACTGGAACTACAAACTACTGGGCGAGGCAATCGAGCAGCGAGCCATTGCCGAGATGAAACACGCTGAAAAACTAATCGAACGTATCCTCTTCCTGGAAGGAAAGCCCATAGTCAGCAAACTGAACGAAATAACCATTGGTTCCCATGTGCCGAAGATGCATGAGCATGATCTTGAGGCTGAATTAGGGGCCGTCAAAGGTTATAATGAAAGCATTCGCCTGGCGACGGAGTTGGGAGATAACAACACTAAAAACCTTCTCGAATCTATCCTGAAGGAAGAAGAAGAACACGTCGACTGGTTAGAAGCCCAGCTCGACCAGATTGGACAGATAGGTATCCAGACCTATCTGGCACAGCAGATCTATGGATAA
- a CDS encoding YIP1 family protein, translating to MGYIETWKEVMQSPSDFYREMPKTGGYTDPLTFAAISFIIYAFLAALLTVLFGPGMYMGWMHGGTYGGMYEGMFGSSRGLGFFTILMTVIITPITGIISIFIEAAILYVIYKILGGTGSYEGTVRFISYATAVLVLSWIPIIGWIAGIYGIYLYIVGGIYVHDISMARSVIAILLPTLLIILFMAIFMAWIFAFSGLSLLGFFSTGVILL from the coding sequence ATGGGTTATATCGAAACCTGGAAAGAGGTAATGCAAAGTCCGTCTGACTTTTACAGAGAAATGCCTAAGACCGGAGGGTATACTGATCCGCTTACCTTTGCAGCAATCAGTTTCATCATATACGCGTTTTTAGCCGCACTTTTAACCGTACTCTTTGGCCCTGGAATGTATATGGGCTGGATGCACGGTGGAACGTATGGTGGGATGTACGAGGGTATGTTCGGTAGTTCGAGAGGGCTTGGCTTTTTCACGATACTTATGACTGTGATCATAACACCTATTACAGGTATTATTTCTATCTTTATCGAAGCTGCAATACTCTATGTTATTTATAAAATACTTGGAGGAACGGGAAGTTACGAAGGCACTGTAAGATTCATTTCTTATGCAACTGCTGTACTGGTACTTTCCTGGATTCCTATTATCGGCTGGATTGCCGGAATTTACGGGATATATCTCTATATTGTGGGCGGAATATATGTCCATGATATAAGCATGGCAAGGTCCGTAATAGCTATACTGCTACCAACTTTACTTATAATCCTGTTTATGGCCATATTCATGGCATGGATATTTGCTTTCTCAGGATTATCTCTCTTGGGGTTCTTTTCTACGGGGGTTATCCTTTTATAA
- a CDS encoding endonuclease III domain-containing protein encodes MDIDELMKRLFELYPEASNDAFKDPFFALISTVMSHRTRDDVTYPAASKLFEKFSTPEEMVRADVSEIEILIKDVGFYRVKAGRIKEISRLLLEKYDGRVPDDMEALLELPGVGRKTANCVLAHAFLKDALAVDTHVHRISNRLGLVETKAPEETEIELKKIFPQKYWRHINLLLVKLGQNTCRPISPRCKTCALDDICPKILL; translated from the coding sequence ATGGACATTGATGAACTCATGAAGAGGCTCTTTGAACTTTATCCTGAAGCTTCTAACGATGCCTTTAAAGATCCTTTTTTTGCGCTAATTTCCACTGTGATGTCCCACAGAACCCGGGATGATGTGACCTATCCAGCGGCTAGCAAGCTTTTTGAGAAATTTTCTACGCCTGAAGAAATGGTGAGAGCTGATGTTAGCGAGATTGAAATTCTTATAAAAGATGTGGGCTTTTATAGAGTTAAAGCCGGAAGAATAAAGGAAATTTCCAGACTTCTTCTAGAGAAATATGATGGCAGGGTTCCTGACGATATGGAAGCTCTTCTTGAACTGCCTGGAGTTGGCAGGAAGACTGCTAACTGCGTGCTTGCGCATGCCTTCCTTAAGGATGCCCTTGCCGTGGATACTCATGTTCACAGGATTTCTAACAGGCTTGGTCTGGTAGAGACAAAAGCTCCTGAAGAAACTGAAATCGAATTAAAAAAGATCTTTCCACAAAAATATTGGAGACATATAAATCTCCTGCTTGTAAAATTAGGGCAGAATACCTGCCGGCCCATTTCTCCCAGGTGCAAAACATGCGCTCTTGATGATATCTGTCCTAAAATTCTCCTTTAA
- a CDS encoding bifunctional 5,6,7,8-tetrahydromethanopterin hydro-lyase/3-hexulose-6-phosphate synthase — translation MFQIGEALMGQGAELAHVDLMIGDKGGPVGQAFANGLTQLSVGHTPLLSVIRPNLPPKPSTLIIPKVTVKNMDQAGKIFGPAQSAVAKAVADSVEEGVISKDQVEEIVIVASVFIHPDAQDYNKIYRYNYGATKLAIKRALKGFPDIDTVLEESNKSTHAIMGFKVIRLWDPPYLQVAFDNPDIQFVQSAISQIPKSDHVIIEAGTPLIKRYGMDVISKIRQVRPDAFIVADLKTLDTGNLEARMVADAAGDAIVVSALAPINTIDKLIEEAHKTGIYAVMDTLNQQDPISVLKQLKVMPDVIELHRGIDIEATEHAWGNIAEIKKIAPKTLVAVAGGVRLDKVPVALSQGADILVVGRAITNAKDVREVAEQFINSLNKPEIDQFRIMTDF, via the coding sequence ATGTTTCAAATAGGAGAAGCTTTAATGGGGCAGGGTGCAGAACTTGCCCATGTTGATTTGATGATTGGAGACAAGGGAGGACCCGTAGGTCAAGCTTTTGCAAACGGCCTGACCCAGCTTTCAGTCGGCCATACTCCACTCCTGTCCGTTATCAGGCCCAATTTGCCTCCAAAGCCTTCAACTCTAATTATTCCGAAGGTTACGGTAAAAAATATGGATCAGGCAGGAAAAATTTTCGGACCTGCTCAGTCAGCCGTTGCAAAGGCAGTAGCAGACTCAGTTGAAGAAGGCGTAATCTCAAAGGATCAGGTTGAAGAAATTGTCATTGTAGCCAGTGTTTTTATTCATCCTGATGCCCAGGATTACAACAAGATATACAGGTATAATTACGGAGCCACAAAACTTGCAATCAAGCGTGCTCTCAAAGGCTTCCCGGACATAGACACTGTTCTGGAGGAAAGCAACAAGTCTACCCATGCTATCATGGGATTCAAGGTTATAAGGCTCTGGGACCCTCCCTATCTGCAGGTTGCTTTTGACAATCCTGACATCCAATTTGTGCAGTCTGCCATCTCCCAGATTCCTAAAAGTGATCACGTTATTATCGAAGCAGGTACACCTCTTATCAAACGCTATGGTATGGATGTCATTTCAAAGATCAGACAGGTAAGGCCTGATGCCTTCATAGTAGCTGACCTGAAGACTCTGGACACCGGAAACCTTGAAGCAAGAATGGTTGCTGATGCTGCAGGAGATGCTATTGTAGTCTCTGCCCTTGCTCCTATCAACACTATTGACAAGCTTATCGAGGAAGCTCATAAGACAGGCATCTATGCAGTCATGGACACGCTTAATCAGCAAGATCCAATTTCTGTCTTAAAACAGCTTAAGGTCATGCCTGATGTCATTGAACTCCACCGTGGAATCGACATTGAGGCCACTGAACATGCATGGGGCAATATTGCTGAGATCAAAAAGATTGCTCCAAAAACTCTGGTTGCTGTTGCAGGCGGGGTCCGTCTGGACAAGGTGCCTGTGGCTCTCAGTCAGGGTGCTGACATTCTTGTTGTGGGCCGTGCGATTACTAACGCAAAAGACGTCAGGGAAGTTGCTGAGCAGTTTATCAACAGCCTTAATAAACCGGAAATTGACCAATTCAGGATCATGACTGACTTCTAA
- the tpiA gene encoding triose-phosphate isomerase: protein MGLPFIVLNYKTYLQGTGQGAVEIAKACKAVSEESGIEIAVAPQLPDIYRVASEVELPVFSQHLDGIGAGSFTGHVFGKSIKEAGAVGTLINHSEKRLTLAEIEASLKAAKEFGLRSIICTNNVPTTAAAAALGPDYVAIEPPELIGSGIPVSKADPEVVSGSVEAVAKIDPRVKVLCGAGISKGEDLRAALDLGSQGVLLASGIVKAADPKAALEDLIRLV from the coding sequence TTGGGTTTACCATTCATTGTATTGAACTATAAGACTTATTTGCAGGGTACTGGTCAGGGAGCAGTGGAAATTGCAAAGGCCTGTAAAGCCGTATCCGAAGAGTCAGGTATCGAGATAGCAGTAGCTCCGCAGCTTCCGGATATTTACAGGGTAGCTTCGGAAGTTGAGCTTCCGGTCTTTTCACAGCATCTGGATGGAATAGGAGCAGGAAGCTTCACAGGCCATGTTTTTGGAAAATCCATAAAAGAGGCAGGTGCTGTAGGGACTCTGATCAACCACTCTGAAAAGCGTCTGACCCTTGCAGAGATCGAGGCATCGTTAAAGGCTGCAAAGGAATTCGGACTCAGGTCAATTATCTGCACTAATAATGTCCCGACAACTGCAGCAGCAGCAGCTCTGGGTCCGGATTATGTTGCAATCGAGCCCCCCGAACTTATAGGGAGCGGAATCCCCGTTTCAAAAGCTGACCCCGAAGTTGTTAGCGGTTCGGTTGAGGCAGTTGCAAAAATTGATCCCAGGGTAAAGGTACTCTGCGGAGCCGGGATTTCCAAAGGTGAAGATCTCAGGGCAGCCCTTGACCTTGGTTCTCAAGGCGTGCTTCTGGCATCTGGAATTGTGAAAGCCGCAGACCCAAAAGCCGCACTTGAAGACCTTATCCGTCTGGTTTAA
- a CDS encoding HEAT repeat domain-containing protein encodes MPKILLLLLTLTLVGVAAGISESNKENPNETTILDINESETQQAIEPPTLTLVGAASGISESNNENSNETTMLDTNESETQQAIEPLIKALGNDNIDSRKEARFALEEMGEKAVDPLIEVIDSENPEIRCEAALALGNIGGQKAEKAIIKLLNDEDPKVRSSAALALGNARSQRAEKQLIQALSDEDERVRSNSAWALGEIEKTGSSSEEDDWGGTLFSGKVENEEIVEALCLSLEDNNSEVRSNAAEALGKLGGEKAEESLIQALSEKDEKVRRNAVEALGKIGDKKATEPLIKALNDEDRETRKKAIVALGELREERATEALIKALSSEDKEIRCTAAVELGEIGDQRAEKALISALSDEDPEVRSLVVESLGKLGEEESIGALVQQLKDPDQKVRNITVKTLEETGDRNTKPIIQALKDKNKNVKQYAGDILVEIGKPAVKPLIEALSDDDAYTSSTAAWALGNIGDKRAIKPLIQNLSAENEETRLSCARALVEIGEPAVPYMIKSLENQNKTVRKYIVFSLIEMGDKRAVPELEELFKEKTETSAELTEKKGDEKVDQTLQKAVEEKDLNFRKEVANAFEDVGNSETKPLINALKADPQNIKKYEEASGVNPKDKKAPEKLLDALKHEESYVRVSSILALGGMRKESSIEPLIEILVKDCNETKACAAFSLGEIGNKKAVEPLSIALKTDKYDNVKECSAISLGKIGDQRAVAPLIMALNENDSVKSCAALALGEIGSPKAVKSLTQILSDEDPEVRQNAALALGAIGDQKAVKSLTVTLQDGDENVRTASAWALGNIGNATAVGVLNSAAVDGNETLRCAALEALGKINDPKAVGTLEKALEDNNSRIRLSAVTALGEIKDEKATETLVRALGDNNKEVRNCASKILIDRKEEAVKPLIRGLSSENKNIRENSVFLLIDIGDERAVKPLTKYLNANTKAQPEIQENKT; translated from the coding sequence GTGCCTAAAATCTTACTGTTACTACTCACACTGACACTGGTTGGAGTTGCTGCCGGAATCAGCGAAAGCAACAAAGAAAACCCCAATGAAACAACCATCTTAGATATAAATGAGTCAGAAACTCAACAGGCTATAGAACCTCCCACACTAACACTGGTTGGAGCTGCTTCCGGGATCAGCGAAAGCAACAATGAAAACTCCAATGAAACAACCATGTTAGATACGAATGAGTCAGAAACTCAACAGGCTATAGAGCCTCTGATAAAGGCATTAGGAAATGACAATATAGACTCCAGAAAGGAAGCCAGATTCGCTCTGGAAGAAATGGGAGAAAAAGCTGTAGATCCTCTTATAGAAGTTATTGACTCTGAAAACCCGGAAATAAGATGTGAAGCAGCTCTGGCTCTTGGAAATATTGGTGGGCAAAAAGCAGAAAAAGCCATAATAAAGCTTTTGAATGACGAAGACCCGAAGGTTAGAAGCAGTGCAGCTCTAGCTCTTGGTAATGCAAGAAGCCAGAGAGCAGAAAAACAACTAATCCAGGCACTTTCAGACGAAGATGAAAGAGTGCGCTCCAATTCAGCCTGGGCTCTTGGGGAAATTGAAAAGACAGGTTCTTCTTCAGAGGAAGATGACTGGGGAGGAACCTTATTCTCAGGAAAAGTCGAAAATGAGGAAATTGTTGAGGCACTCTGCCTGAGTCTCGAAGATAATAACAGTGAGGTAAGGTCCAATGCAGCAGAAGCTCTGGGGAAACTTGGAGGAGAAAAAGCTGAAGAGTCTCTGATTCAGGCACTTTCAGAGAAGGACGAAAAAGTTCGAAGGAATGCTGTGGAAGCCCTTGGAAAAATAGGGGATAAAAAAGCAACTGAACCCCTGATAAAAGCATTGAATGACGAAGATAGAGAAACAAGAAAGAAAGCCATTGTCGCTCTTGGAGAACTCCGGGAAGAGAGAGCAACAGAAGCCCTGATTAAGGCCCTTTCGAGTGAAGATAAGGAAATCCGCTGTACTGCCGCTGTTGAATTGGGAGAGATTGGGGATCAGAGAGCCGAAAAAGCCCTGATAAGTGCTCTTTCAGATGAAGATCCTGAAGTAAGGAGTCTTGTCGTGGAATCTCTTGGAAAATTAGGAGAAGAAGAATCAATAGGAGCTCTCGTCCAGCAGTTAAAAGACCCTGACCAAAAAGTCAGAAATATAACTGTAAAAACGCTTGAAGAAACGGGAGATAGAAACACTAAACCGATTATTCAGGCATTAAAGGATAAAAATAAGAATGTCAAGCAATATGCTGGTGATATTCTTGTTGAAATCGGAAAACCAGCAGTTAAGCCCCTTATAGAAGCCCTTTCAGATGATGATGCATATACAAGCAGTACGGCCGCCTGGGCTCTTGGAAATATAGGAGATAAAAGAGCAATAAAACCTCTCATTCAAAATCTCTCGGCTGAAAATGAAGAAACAAGATTGAGCTGTGCCAGAGCTCTTGTAGAAATAGGAGAACCCGCAGTCCCTTATATGATAAAATCTCTTGAGAACCAGAATAAGACTGTTAGAAAATATATTGTTTTTTCACTCATTGAAATGGGAGACAAGAGAGCCGTTCCAGAACTTGAGGAACTTTTCAAGGAAAAAACAGAAACTTCTGCTGAACTTACTGAAAAAAAAGGTGACGAAAAAGTAGACCAGACTCTCCAGAAGGCTGTAGAAGAAAAAGACCTGAACTTCCGGAAGGAAGTGGCAAACGCCTTTGAAGATGTTGGGAACTCAGAAACAAAACCCCTCATCAATGCACTGAAAGCAGACCCTCAAAACATAAAAAAATACGAAGAGGCTTCCGGAGTTAATCCTAAAGATAAAAAAGCGCCGGAGAAACTCTTAGATGCATTAAAACATGAAGAGAGTTATGTGAGAGTCAGCTCTATACTTGCACTGGGAGGAATGAGAAAAGAAAGTTCTATCGAGCCTCTTATTGAAATACTGGTCAAAGACTGCAATGAGACAAAAGCCTGTGCAGCCTTTTCTCTTGGAGAAATTGGAAACAAAAAGGCAGTGGAACCCTTATCAATTGCCCTGAAAACGGATAAATACGACAATGTGAAAGAGTGCAGTGCCATTTCCCTCGGAAAAATCGGGGATCAAAGGGCAGTAGCCCCTCTTATCATGGCTTTAAACGAAAACGATTCCGTAAAAAGTTGTGCAGCCCTTGCTCTGGGAGAAATTGGAAGCCCGAAGGCAGTTAAATCCCTGACCCAGATACTATCCGATGAAGATCCCGAAGTAAGGCAAAATGCAGCTCTGGCTCTGGGGGCAATAGGGGACCAAAAAGCAGTGAAATCTTTAACTGTGACACTGCAAGATGGAGACGAAAATGTGAGAACCGCTTCAGCATGGGCTCTTGGAAATATAGGTAATGCCACAGCTGTGGGTGTGCTCAATAGTGCTGCAGTAGATGGAAATGAAACACTCAGATGCGCTGCTTTAGAAGCTCTGGGAAAAATAAACGATCCAAAAGCAGTTGGAACTCTTGAGAAGGCTCTTGAGGATAATAACTCCAGAATTCGGCTCTCTGCTGTTACTGCTTTAGGAGAGATAAAAGATGAAAAAGCAACTGAAACTCTTGTCAGAGCTTTGGGAGATAATAACAAAGAAGTAAGAAACTGCGCTTCAAAGATCCTTATTGATAGAAAAGAAGAAGCAGTGAAACCTCTAATAAGAGGCCTGAGTAGTGAAAACAAGAATATCAGGGAGAACTCCGTGTTCCTGCTAATTGACATTGGAGATGAAAGAGCGGTAAAACCTCTCACCAAGTACTTAAATGCAAATACCAAAGCTCAACCTGAAATTCAAGAAAACAAAACTTAA